One region of Salvia miltiorrhiza cultivar Shanhuang (shh) chromosome 3, IMPLAD_Smil_shh, whole genome shotgun sequence genomic DNA includes:
- the LOC131015879 gene encoding uncharacterized protein LOC131015879 isoform X1, which translates to MANLNTYKRRRCLLVTDEEDEAPPSPQASPSRPPRPPTPPKDIRHVYNAPFAIYEDWEGTRWTALKGKQVTQPRCLDWPLLRRLKLDKAIETHLKNMGLYKFSQTTPPGLLPLHLEFLCTLNMTADKSELHCRMLNRPCVVTYRIMNEVFGFHPKRLKGIPDTWVAANAWKELTGLPTWTGQGAPSNQLIDSDIGVLHKFLSFCVVGKEQANKVNASEAYMLWCAKRKKKIDATTIIWNQLHTMARHGGFKPSLSPISTALALHFRLYPPTQVPDHLRASVTRPIDRSELKTFVAADFTIIPQAQRPNVRSILLQLNRGEGTSSSARHVLDDDDEDDDAEEEEPAPPPAFVCDPEAGPSNAFSAVPGSL; encoded by the coding sequence ATGGCTAATCTCAATACCTACAAGCGCCGACGATGCCTATTAGTCACAGACGAAGAGGACGAGGCCCCACCTAGCCCTCAGGCCTCTCCTAGCCGCCCCCCTCGCCCTCCCACGCCACCGAAGGATATCCGCCATGTCTATAATGCCCCTTTCGCCATATATGAAGATTGGGAGGGCACTCGGTGGACGGCGTTAAAAGGGAAGCAAGTCACCCAACCTCGCTGTCTTGATTGGCCACTGCTCAGAAGGTTGAAGCTTGACAAGGCCATCGAGACACATTTGAAGAATATGGGACTCTACAAGTTTTCACAAACCACGCCGCCGGGCTTGCTTCCGTTGCATTTGGAGTTCCTTTGCACCCTCAACATGACCGCCGACAAGTCCGAGCTCCATTGTCGCATGCTGAATAGGCCGTGCGTCGTCACTTACCGGATAATGAATGAAGTCTTTGGGTTTCACCCGAAGCGATTAAAAGGTATCCCGGATACGTGGGTGGCGGCTAATGCTTGGAAAGAGTTGACTGGTTTGCCCACTTGGACCGGCCAGGGTGCTCCGAGCAACCAACTCATAGACTCCGACATCGGCGTGCTACACAAGTTCCTGTCCTTCTGTGTTGTGGGCAAGGAACAGGCGAACAAAGTGAATGCGTCAGAAGCCTATATGCTATGGTGTGCAAAGCGTAAGAAGAAGATTGACGCCACCACCATCATTTGGAACCAGCTGCACACCATGGCTCGCCACGGGGGTTTCAAGCCCTCCCTGAGTCCTATCTCTACCGCCCTGGCCCTCCATTTCCGCCTCTATCCACCGACCCAGGTCCCCGACCACCTGCGCGCCTCTGTCACTAGGCCGATCGATCGCTCAGAGCTTAAGACATTTGTGGCCGCTGATTTCACCATCATCCCACAGGCCCAACGCCCTAATGTGCGTTCCATCCTCCTGCAACTCAACCGGGGCGAAGGCACTTCATCCTCGGCGCGCCATGTTTTAGATGACGATGATGAGGACGATGATGCCGAGGAGGAGGAGCCTGCGCCACCACCTGCTTTCGTCTGTGATCCTGAAGCCGGCCCCTCCAATGCCTTTTCAGCAGTTCCAGGCTCACTTTGA
- the LOC131015879 gene encoding uncharacterized protein LOC131015879 isoform X3, with the protein MCSPAIKGSMNMNSWRNCNFQKQDEAVLYTSVIQESGAPHLDDKDRSSGTCVFGAENRKPKNDILIDEMLQLKESCSSFCSQDYFDKIKELQFYVDKVKRFTRPGCSAETLDVALSSISSLVDTLSAMSSKQLILHASL; encoded by the exons ATGTGCTCCCCGGCAATTAAGGGCTCAATGAATATGAACTCATGGCGTAATTGCAATTTTCAGAAGCAG GACGAAGCTGTTCTATATACATCTGTCATTCAAGAATCTGGTGCTCCTCATCTAGATGACAAAGATCGATCCTCAGGGACATG CGTATTTGGTGCAGAGAACAGAAAGCCTAAAAATGATATCTTAATTGACGAAATGCTGCAGCTGAAGGAATCGTGTTCTAGCTTTTGCAGTCAGGATTATTTTGATAAGATCAAGGAGTTGCAGTTTTATGTTGATAAG GTGAAGAGATTCACAAGACCCGGTTGTTCGGCAGAAACTTTGGATGTTGCCTTGAGCTCGATTTCCTCCCTTGTCGATACACTATCAGCAATGTCTTCCAAACAGCTTATTCTTCACGCATCGCTTTGA
- the LOC131015879 gene encoding uncharacterized protein LOC131015879 isoform X2 gives MCSPAIKGSMNMNSWRNCNFQKQDEAVLYTSVIQESGAPHLDDKDRSSGTWFDVFGAENRKPKNDILIDEMLQLKESCSSFCSQDYFDKIKELQFYVDKVKRFTRPGCSAETLDVALSSISSLVDTLSAMSSKQLILHASL, from the exons ATGTGCTCCCCGGCAATTAAGGGCTCAATGAATATGAACTCATGGCGTAATTGCAATTTTCAGAAGCAG GACGAAGCTGTTCTATATACATCTGTCATTCAAGAATCTGGTGCTCCTCATCTAGATGACAAAGATCGATCCTCAGGGACATGGTTTGA CGTATTTGGTGCAGAGAACAGAAAGCCTAAAAATGATATCTTAATTGACGAAATGCTGCAGCTGAAGGAATCGTGTTCTAGCTTTTGCAGTCAGGATTATTTTGATAAGATCAAGGAGTTGCAGTTTTATGTTGATAAG GTGAAGAGATTCACAAGACCCGGTTGTTCGGCAGAAACTTTGGATGTTGCCTTGAGCTCGATTTCCTCCCTTGTCGATACACTATCAGCAATGTCTTCCAAACAGCTTATTCTTCACGCATCGCTTTGA
- the LOC131018834 gene encoding fasciclin-like arabinogalactan protein 15, which yields MAPSPSLAPAPAPGPDGPHHHFNGESQVKDFIQTLLHYGDYNELADILVNLTSLATETGRLVSEGYVLTVLAPNDEAMAKLTTDQLSEPGAPEQIMYYHLIPEYQTEESMYNSVRRFGKVNYDTLKLPHKVVAEEADGSVKFGQGEGFAYLFDPDIYTDGRISVQGVDGVLFPDGGNHRSAQIKKNKNKTDDLYQLTTCLEVERRLVELRQTQEEVTPSDVDRIFREVVTPNPWGRIMGLGMMMSKAITESGESSSTHSTSTSQFPFLVASRDELIMREELSSTQRELEARRANEEAQSKAIQEMQAQIALLMRGYRAQSPSDASNGPTRTCAHIYSRLL from the exons ATGGCTCCCAGCCCCTCCCTGGCTCCGGCACCCGCCCCCGGCCCCGACGGACCCCACCACCACTTCAACGGGGAGAGCCAGGTCAAGGATTTCATCCAGACCCTCCTGCATTACGGTGATTACAACGAATTGGCCGATATCCTGGTGAATCTGACCTCACTGGCCACTGAGACGGGGAGGCTGGTTTCCGAGGGCTATGTGTTGACGGTTTTGGCGCCGAACGACGAGGCGATGGCGAAGCTGACTACGGACCAGCTGAGCGAGCCGGGGGCGCCTGAGCAGATAATGTATTATCATCTGATTCCGGAATACCAAACGGAGGAGAGCATGTATAATTCGGTGCGGAGATTCGGGAAGGTCAATTACGATACATTGAAATTACCGCACAAGGTGGTGGCGGAGGAGGCCGACGGCTCCGTCAAATTCGGGCAGGGTGAAGGATTCGCTTATCTATTCGACCCCGACATTTACACCGACGGCAGGATTTCCGTTCAGGGAGTCGACGGGGTCCTGTTTCCGGACGGAGGAAATCACCGCTCCgcccaaattaaaaaaaataaaaataagacgGACGACCTTTATCAGCT GACGACCTGC TTGGAGGTCGAGAGGCGATTGGTAGAGCTTCGCCAAACACAGGAAGAGGTTACGCCCTCAGATGTAGATCGCATCTTCCGAGAGGTCGTCACTCCTAATCCGTGGGGGCGCATCATGGGATTAGGCATGATGATGTCCAAGGCGATTACTGAGAGCGGCGAGTCGTCGAGCACGCACTCCACTAGCACCTCCCAGTTTCCTTTCCTTGTTGCCTCGAGAGATGAGCTGATTATGAGGGAGGAGCTGAGCTCCACACAAAGGGAGCTAGAGGCCAGGAGAGCGAACGAGGAGGCTCAGAGCAAGGCTATACAGGAGATGCAAGCCCAGATCGCGCTCCTCATGCGAGGATATCGAGCACAGTCCCCCTCCGACGCCTCTAATGGACCAACCCGGACTtgtgctcatatatactctcgtTTGTTGTAG